From Peromyscus maniculatus bairdii isolate BWxNUB_F1_BW_parent chromosome 19, HU_Pman_BW_mat_3.1, whole genome shotgun sequence, the proteins below share one genomic window:
- the LOC143266795 gene encoding protocadherin alpha-4 yields MEFFWGSGQESRRLLLSFLLLAIWEGGNSQLHYSVPEEAKHGTFVGRIAQDLGLELAELVPRLFRVASKDRGDLLEVNLQNGILFVNSRIDREELCGRSAECSIHLEVIVDRPLQVFHVEVEVRDINDNPPTFPVTQKNLFIAESRPLDTWFPLEGASDADIGINAMLTYRLSPSDYFTLEKPSNDERVKGLGLVLRKYLDREETSEIFLVLTATDGGKPELTGTVQIHITVLDANDNSPVFDRSLYTVKLTENVQNGTLVVKVNASDLDEGMNGDIMYSFSTDISPNVKHKFHIDPVTGQITVRGYIDFEECKSYEILIEGIDKGQLPLSGHCKVIVEVEDINDNVPELEFKSLSLPIRENAPVGTVIALISVSDRDSGVNGQVTCSLTPQVPFRLVSTFKNYYSLMLDSTLDRETTADYKVVVTARDGGSPSLWATASVSVEVADVNDNAPTFAQPEYTVFVKENNPPGAHIFTVSAMDADAQENALVSYSLVERRVGERLLSSYVSVHAESGKVFALQPLDHEEVELLQFQVSARDAGVPSLGSNVTLQVFVLDENDNVPQLLEPEAGVSGGVVSRLVSRSVGAGHVVAKVRAVDADSGYNAWLSYELQSSAGSSRSPFRVGLYTGEISTTRALDEADSLRQNLLVLVKDHGDPAMTVTATVLVSLVENGQVPKAPSRVSTSVINSEASLVDVNVYLIIAICAVSSLLVLTLLLYTALRCSSVPNESVCGPGKPVMVCSSAVGSWSYSQQRRQRVCSGEYPPKTDLMAFSPSLSDSRDREDQLQSTGDSSAKVSFTVVFNSNFQAVYHFLHNFIYCWIWNSCLVIVFLQEFACIF; encoded by the coding sequence ATGGAATTTTTCTGGGGAAGTGGCCAGGAATCACGGCGCCTGCTTctctcttttctgcttcttgCAATCTGGGAGGGAGGAAACAGCCAACTCCATTACTCCGTCCCCGAGGAGGCCAAACACGGCACCTTCGTGGGCCGCATCGCTCAggacctggggctggagctggcaGAGCTGGTGCCCCGCCTGTTCAGGGTGGCGTCCAAGGACCGCGGGGACCTTCTGGAGGTAAATCTGCAGAATGGCATTTTGTTTGTGAATTCTCGGATCGACCGGGAGGAGCTGTGCGGGCGGAGCGCGGAGTGTAGCATCCACCTGGAGGTGATCGTGGACCGGCCGCTGCAGGTTTTCCAcgtggaggtggaggtgagggACATTAACGACAATCCTCCCACGTTCCCAGTGACACAAAAGAATCTGTTCATTGCAGAATCAAGGCCTCTTGACACTTGGTTTCCACTAGAGGGCGCATCAGATGCAGATATCGGAATCAATGCTATGTTGACTTATAGGCTGAGTCCCAGTGACTATTTTACTTTGGAAAAACCGTCCAACGATGAACGGGTAAAAGGTCTTGGGCTTGTACTACGGAAATATTTAGACCGAGAGGAAACTTCAGAGATTTTTTTAGTGCTCACAGCCACCGACGGAGGCAAACCGGAGCTGACCGGCACTGTTCAGATACACATCACAGTGTTGGATGCCAATGATAATTCTCCAGTTTTTGACAGATCCCTCTATACCGTGAAATTAACAGAAAACGTCCAAAATGGGACATTGGTAGTCAAAGTCAATGCCTCAGATTTGGACGAAGGCATGAATGGGGATATTATGTACTCATTTTCTACAGATATTTCACCAAATGTGAAACACAAATTCCACATAGACCCAGTTACAGGACAGATTACTGTAAGGGGATACATTGATTTTGAAGAATGCAAATCCTATGAAATTCTCATAGAGGGCATTGACAAGGGACAACTCCCACTTTCCGGACACTGTAAAGTTATTGTAGAAGTCGAAGACATCAATGATAACGTCCCAGAGTTGGAATTCAAATCTCTATCACTTCCAATCAGAGAGAATGCTCCAGTGGGCACCGTCATCGCACTCATCAGCGTGTCTGATCGAGACTCGGGTGTCAACGGGCAGGTGACCTGCTCCCTGACTCCTCAGGTCCCCTTCAGATTGGTGTCCACATTCAAGAATTACTATTCGCTCATGTTAGATAGTACCCTGGACCGAGAGACTACAGCTGACTATAAGGTGGTGGTGACAGCCCGGGACGGGGGCTCGCCCTCGCTGTGGGCCACAGCCAGCGTGTCCGTGGAGGTGGCTGACGTCAACGACAACGCACCCACGTTCGCGCAGCCCGAATACACGGTGTTCGTGAAGGAGAACAACCCGCCTGGCGCGCACATCTTCACGGTGTCGGCCATGGACGCGGACGCGCAGGAGAACGCGCTGGTGTCCTACTCGCTGGTGGAGAGGAGGGTGGGCGAGCGCTTGCTGTCCAGCTATGTGTCTGTGCACGCTGAGAGCGGCAAGGTGTTCGCGCTGCAGCCTCTGGACCATGAGGAGGTGGAGTTGCTACAGTTCCAGGTGAGCGCGCGGGATGCTGGTGTGCCTTCCCTGGGCAGCAATGTGACTCTGCAGGTGTTTGTGCTGGATGAGAACGACAATGTTCCGCAGCTGCTGGAACCTGAGGCGGGAGTATCTGGCGGAGTGGTGAGCCGGCTGGTGTCACGGTCAGTAGGTGCAGGCCACGTGGTGGCCAAGGTGCGCGCGGTGGATGCAGATTCTGGCTATAATGCATGGCTCTCTTATGAGCTGCAGTCTTCGGCTGGCAGTTCCCGTAGTCCATTCCGTGTTGGCCTGTACACGGGCGAGATCAGTACCACGCGCGCCCTGGATGAGGCAGATTCACTGCGGCAGAACCTTCTGGTGCTGGTAAAGGACCATGGTGATCCAGCAATGACGGTTACCGCCACGGTGTTGGTGTCGCTGGTAGAGAATGGCCAGGTACCAAAGGCTCCATCACGAGTGTCCACGAGTGTCATAAACTCGGAGGCATCACTGGTAGATGTCAATGTGTATCTGATCATCGCCATCTGCGCGGTGTCCAGCCTGTTGGTGCTCACACTGCTGCTGTACACCGCGCTGCGCTGCTCCTCTGTGCCCAACGAGAGCGTGTGCGGACCTGGAAAACCAGTAATGGTGTGCTCCAGCGCAGTGGGGAGCTGGTCATACTCTCAGCAAAGGCGGCAAAGGGTGTGCTCTGGGGAGTACCCACCTAAGACTGACCTCATGGCCTTCAGCCCCAGTTTATCTgattccagggacagagaggatcAATTGCAGTCCACAGGGGATTCCTCTGCAAAGGTTAGTTTTACTGTTGTCTTTAATTCGAATTTTCAAGCGGTTTATCACTTTcttcacaattttatttattgctgGATATGGAATTCTTGCTTGGTGATCGTTTTTCTTCAGGAGTTTGCATGTATCTTCTAG
- the LOC143266791 gene encoding protocadherin alpha-5-like codes for MLYSQQGSPGSRRLLISFVLLTAWEAGSGQLHYSVLEEAKHGTFVGRIAQDLGLELVELVPRLFRVASKDRGDLLEVNLQNGILFVNSRIDREELCGRSAECSIHLEVIVDRPLQVFHVEVEVRDINDNPPRFSRPEQRLLILESRMPDSRFPVEGASDMDIGANAALSYKLNPNEYFELDVKRKEEETNVLQLVLKKPLDREETQEHRLLLMAMDGGKPELTGTAQLLIDVLDANDNAPEFDESIYNVRLLENTPNETLVIKLNASDADEGINKEILYFFSNLVLDDVKSKFTIDSTSGEIKVKGGLDYEDRKLYEINIDAVDRSPFPLAGHCKVIVKLVDVNDNVPKMAITSLFLPIKEDAPLGTVIALISVSDRDSGANGQVTCSLTPHVPFKLVSAFKNYYSLVLDSALDRETTADYHVVVTARDGGSPSLWTTASVSVEVADVNDNAPTFAQPEYTVFVKENNPPGAHIFTVSAVDADAQENALVSYSLVERRVGERLLSSYVSVHAESGKVFALQPLDHEEVELLQFQVSARDAGVPSLGSNVTLQVFVLDENDNAPALLGPQGGGGTIELLSRSVSSGHVVAKVRAVDADSGYNAWLSYELQPAAGAARSPFRVGLYTGEISTTRILDEADTPRQRLLVLVKDHGEPALTATATFLVSLVENSQTPKVSSRVLVGTSGSDSTLVDVNVYLIIAICAVSSLLVLTLLLYTALRCSTTPTEGTCGPGKPVLVCSSEVGTWSYSQQRRQRVCSGEGPPKTDLMAFSPSLPQGPSSTENVSFVILL; via the coding sequence ATGCTATATTCCCAGCAAGGAAGTCCGGGATCCCGGCGCCTGCTGATCTCCTTTGTGCTCCTCACAGCCTGGGAGGCAGGGAGCGGCCAGCTCCACTACTCCGTCCTGGAGGAGGCCAAACACGGAACCTTCGTGGGCCGCATCGCACAggacctggggctggagctggtgGAACTGGTGCCCCGCCTGTTCAGGGTGGCGTCCAAGGACCGCGGGGACCTTCTGGAGGTAAATCTGCAGAATGGCATTTTGTTTGTGAATTCTCGGATCGACCGGGAGGAGCTGTGCGGGCGGAGCGCGGAGTGTAGCATCCACCTGGAGGTGATCGTGGACCGGCCGCTGCAGGTTTTCCAcgtggaggtggaggtgagggACATTAACGACAACCCGCCTAGATTCTCCCGACCAGAACAAAGATTGCTTATTTTAGAGTCAAGAATGCCAGACTCGCGGTTTCCAGTAGAGGGCGCATCTGATATGGATATAGGAGCCAATGCAGCCTTGAGCTATAAGTTAAATCCTAATGAGTATTTTGAGTTGGAtgttaaaagaaaggaagaagagacaaaCGTTTTACAGCTTGTTTTGAAGAAGCCCCTAGATAGAGAAGAAACTCAAGAGCATCGTTTGTTACTGATGGCAATGGATGGAGGGAAACCTGAACTAACAGGTACAGCTCAGTTACTGATTGACGTATTGGATGCAAATGATAACGCTCCGGAGTTTGATGAATCTATTTATAATGTTAGATTGTTGGAAAATACACCCAACGAGACATTAGTAATTAAACTCAACGCTTCAGACGCAGATGAaggaattaataaagaaatactGTATTTCTTCAGTAATCTTGTTCTTGATGATGTGAAATCTAAATTTACAATAGATTCTACCAGCGGAGAAATAAAAGTTAAGGGGGGGCTGGATTATGAAGACCgtaaattatatgaaattaatATTGACGCCGTGGACAGAAGTCCATTCCCACTAGCCGGACACTGTAAAGTTATAGTGAAACTCGTGGATGTAAATGATAACGTGCCCAAGATGGCCATAACTTCGCTTTTTTTGCCTATCAAAGAGGACGCTCCACTGGGCACTGTCATCGCCCTGATTAGTGTGTCTGATCGAGACTCAGGCGCTAATGGGCAGGTGACCTGCTCCTTAACACCTCACGTCCCCTTCAAGCTGGTGTCTGCCTTCAAGAATTACTATTCACTTGTGCTGGACAGCGCCCTGGACCGAGAAACCACCGCTGACTACCACGTGGTTGTAACCGCCCGGGACGGCGGCTCACCCTCGCTGTGGACCACAGCCAGCGTGTCCGTGGAGGTGGCTGACGTCAACGACAACGCACCCACGTTCGCGCAGCCCGAATATACGGTGTTCGTGAAGGAGAACAACCCGCCTGGCGCGCACATCTTCACGGTGTCCGCCGTGGACGCGGACGCGCAGGAGAACGCGCTGGTGTCCTACTCGCTGGTGGAGAGGAGGGTGGGCGAGCGCTTGCTGTCCAGCTATGTGTCTGTGCACGCGGAGAGCGGCAAGGTGTTTGCGCTGCAACCTCTGGACCATGAGGAGGTGGAGCTGCTGCAGTTCCAGGTGAGCGCGCGGGATGCTGGTGTGCCTTCCCTGGGCAGCAATGTGACTCTGCAGGTGTTTGTGCTGGATGAGAATGACAATGCGCCCGCGCTGCTGGGGCCTCAGGGTGGCGGAGGGACTATTGAATTGTTATCCCGGTCAGTGAGTTCAGGCCACGTGGTTGCGAAAGTGCGAGCAGTGGACGCTGACTCTGGCTACAATGCGTGGTTGTCCTACGAGTTGCAGCCGGCCGCCGGTGCTGCGCGCAGCCCGTTCCGCGTGGGGTTATACACTGGTGAGATCAGTACAACACGTATTCTGGATGAAGCAGACACGCCGCGTCAGCGCTTGTTGGTGCTGGTGAAGGATCACGGGGAGCCAGCACTGACAGCCACGGCCACCTTCCTGGTGTCTCTAGTGGAGAACAGCCAGACACCGAAGGTCTCCTCTAGGGTGTTGGTTGGAACCTCTGGCTCAGACTCCACGCTGGTGGATGTCAACGTGTACCTGATCATCGCCATCTGCGCCGTGTCCAGCCTATTGGTGCTCACGCTACTGCTGTACACCGCGCTGCGGTGCTCGACGACGCCCACGGAGGGCACGTGCGGGCCAGGGAAGCCCGTGCTGGTGTGCTCCAGCGAGGTGGGGACCTGGTCATACTCTCAGCAGAGGCGGCAGAGGGTGTGCTCTGGAGAGGGTCCGCCCAAGACCGACCTCATGGCCTTCAGTCCCAGCCTACCTCAGGGCCCCAGCTCTACAGAGAATGTGAGTTTTGTAATCTTACTGTAA